A region of Paractinoplanes abujensis DNA encodes the following proteins:
- a CDS encoding glutathione peroxidase gives MTAIQEIPLKTITGEDATLGDYAGQVLLVVNVASKCGLTPQYEGLEKLHEQLSGQGFAVLGFPANDFAGQEPGTDEEIAEFCRSTYSIQFPMFSKISVLGPDRHPLYDELAGDQDVQWNFEKFLISRTGEVAGRFSPRVTPDDAELTAAIDRELATPRS, from the coding sequence ATGACGGCGATTCAAGAGATCCCGCTGAAGACCATCACCGGCGAGGACGCGACGCTCGGCGACTACGCGGGCCAGGTGCTGCTGGTGGTCAACGTGGCCTCCAAGTGCGGCCTCACCCCGCAGTACGAGGGCCTGGAGAAGCTGCACGAGCAGCTCAGCGGTCAGGGCTTCGCCGTGCTGGGGTTCCCGGCCAACGACTTCGCGGGGCAGGAGCCCGGCACCGACGAGGAGATCGCCGAGTTCTGCCGCAGCACGTATTCGATCCAGTTCCCGATGTTCTCGAAGATCTCGGTGCTGGGTCCCGACCGGCACCCGCTCTACGACGAGCTGGCCGGCGACCAGGACGTCCAGTGGAATTTCGAGAAGTTCCTGATCTCCCGTACGGGCGAGGTGGCGGGACGTTTCTCCCCGCGCGTCACGCCCGACGACGCCGAGCTGACCGCCGCGATCGATCGTGAGCTCGCCACTCCGCGCTCGTAA
- a CDS encoding AEC family transporter — translation MSALSGFAVIGVIVVAGWVAARWGRLPAGTESVAGKLAYTVLSPCLLFTSAAAADPGALLTEPLLVSAVAAILCFALHTVTTRGRDLGTRIVGALGAGYVNAAFIGIPIAMYVLDDTALVVPIFMLQLLVFMPVTVTLLEIATTGHTSWRTSLTVPLRSPLTVAVLLGIVVSVTGVRLPSVLTEPVAAMGDAAAPVVLVAFGMSLSGRRLLESGPDRVPVLAAVVLKAAVMPAIAFLLASVLRLNPAGTYAVTVLAALPAAQNVFLYAQAFGRGVVLARDTVFLSTLACMPALVTIAILHTLT, via the coding sequence ATGTCGGCTCTTTCCGGTTTCGCCGTCATCGGCGTGATCGTGGTCGCCGGATGGGTGGCCGCCCGCTGGGGCCGGCTGCCCGCCGGGACCGAGTCCGTGGCCGGCAAGCTCGCGTACACGGTCCTCTCCCCGTGCCTGCTGTTCACCAGCGCCGCGGCGGCCGACCCGGGCGCGCTCCTCACGGAGCCGCTGCTCGTCTCGGCCGTCGCGGCGATCCTCTGTTTCGCCCTGCACACGGTGACCACGCGCGGCCGTGACCTCGGCACCCGGATCGTCGGCGCGCTCGGCGCGGGCTATGTGAACGCGGCCTTCATCGGGATCCCGATCGCGATGTACGTGCTCGACGACACCGCCCTCGTCGTGCCGATCTTCATGCTGCAACTGCTCGTCTTCATGCCGGTCACGGTGACGCTGCTGGAGATCGCCACGACCGGGCACACCTCCTGGCGTACGTCACTGACCGTGCCCCTGCGCAGCCCCCTCACGGTGGCCGTGCTCCTGGGCATCGTCGTGTCCGTCACCGGCGTACGGCTGCCGTCAGTGCTCACCGAGCCGGTCGCGGCGATGGGCGACGCGGCCGCGCCGGTGGTGCTGGTCGCGTTCGGCATGTCGCTCTCGGGCCGCCGCCTGCTCGAATCCGGCCCCGACCGGGTGCCCGTGCTGGCCGCGGTCGTCCTCAAGGCCGCGGTCATGCCCGCGATCGCCTTCCTGCTCGCGTCGGTCCTGCGTCTGAACCCCGCCGGGACGTACGCGGTCACCGTGCTCGCCGCGCTCCCGGCCGCGCAGAACGTCTTCCTGTACGCGCAGGCCTTCGGCCGTGGCGTGGTGCTCGCCCGCGACACCGTCTTCCTCTCCACGCTGGCCTGCATGCCCGCCTTGGTGACCATTGCGATCTTGCACACGTTGACGTGA
- a CDS encoding flavin reductase family protein — MQTSVTTGFKAAFRRYPTGVAIITAAGPVGLTASSVASVSLEPPALSFSVMDSPSAQALLRAPSFVVNLLGPASAALARTFAGPHGPRFAPGQGWEVLPTGEPALTTALAALRGTPLQLVPVGTSTVVIAEIHDVLLGPPGGRLVYHDRDFIAQH; from the coding sequence GTGCAGACGAGCGTCACCACCGGGTTCAAGGCCGCCTTCCGCCGCTACCCCACCGGCGTAGCGATCATCACCGCGGCCGGCCCGGTCGGGCTGACCGCCTCCAGCGTCGCCTCGGTGTCGCTGGAGCCGCCGGCCCTGTCGTTCTCGGTCATGGATTCGCCGTCGGCCCAGGCCCTGCTGCGAGCGCCCAGCTTCGTGGTCAACCTGCTCGGCCCGGCCTCGGCCGCGCTGGCCCGCACGTTCGCGGGCCCGCACGGCCCCCGCTTCGCGCCCGGCCAGGGCTGGGAGGTGCTGCCCACCGGCGAGCCGGCCCTGACGACGGCGCTGGCCGCCCTGCGCGGCACCCCGTTGCAGCTGGTCCCGGTGGGCACCTCCACCGTCGTGATCGCCGAGATCCACGACGTGCTGCTGGGCCCGCCGGGCGGCCGCCTCGTCTATCACGACCGCGATTTCATCGCCCAGCACTGA
- a CDS encoding MarR family winged helix-turn-helix transcriptional regulator: MGDTDTAAWAALLRVHAALVPRLDRELQQQCGLPLTWYDVLLELNSAPDRRLSMGELGEVAVVSRTRVSRVVDQLVAAGLVGREVNPEDKRSAYAVITAEGRKTLRAAAPVYLGAIERHFTSHMTATESRSVATALEKVLSAGR, encoded by the coding sequence ATGGGCGACACCGACACGGCCGCGTGGGCGGCGCTGCTCCGGGTGCACGCGGCGTTGGTGCCGCGCCTGGACCGTGAGCTCCAGCAGCAGTGCGGACTGCCGCTGACCTGGTACGACGTGCTGCTCGAGCTCAACTCGGCGCCGGATCGGCGGCTCAGCATGGGGGAGCTGGGCGAGGTCGCGGTCGTCTCCCGCACGCGGGTCAGCCGGGTCGTCGACCAGCTCGTGGCGGCGGGCCTGGTCGGCCGTGAGGTCAACCCCGAGGACAAGCGTTCCGCGTACGCGGTGATCACCGCGGAGGGGCGCAAGACGTTGCGCGCCGCGGCGCCCGTCTATCTGGGGGCGATCGAGCGCCACTTCACGTCGCACATGACCGCGACGGAGTCGCGCAGCGTGGCGACCGCCCTGGAGAAAGTGCTCAGTGCTGGGCGATGA
- a CDS encoding FMN-dependent NADH-azoreductase, with translation MTKVLHLSASPRGPRSESLAIATTFLDTIRDVSPSTPIETYDLWDGTLPPFGPDAAAAKMAVFAGEQPQGAAADAWNAAIATFRRFDAADRYVFSVPMWNAGIPYILKQFIDVISQPGLVFGFDPAQGYRGLLRGKRAAVIYTSAVYGPGRGPAFGADFQAPYVEGWLRWAGVDDIRTVHFRPDLATADADTGRRVAHAQARDLAKEFLS, from the coding sequence ATGACCAAGGTTCTGCACCTCTCCGCCTCCCCCCGCGGCCCGCGTTCCGAGTCCCTCGCCATCGCGACGACATTCCTCGACACGATCCGCGACGTCTCGCCGTCGACCCCGATCGAGACGTACGACCTGTGGGACGGCACCCTGCCCCCGTTCGGCCCCGACGCCGCCGCAGCCAAGATGGCCGTCTTCGCCGGCGAACAGCCCCAGGGCGCGGCCGCCGACGCCTGGAACGCCGCCATCGCCACGTTCCGCCGCTTCGACGCCGCCGACCGGTACGTGTTCAGCGTGCCCATGTGGAACGCCGGGATCCCGTACATCCTCAAGCAGTTCATCGACGTCATCAGCCAGCCCGGCCTGGTCTTCGGCTTCGACCCCGCGCAGGGCTACCGCGGCCTGCTGCGCGGCAAACGCGCCGCCGTGATCTACACCAGCGCCGTCTACGGCCCCGGCCGCGGCCCGGCTTTCGGCGCCGACTTCCAGGCCCCGTACGTGGAGGGATGGCTGCGCTGGGCCGGCGTCGACGACATCCGCACCGTCCACTTCCGCCCCGACCTGGCCACCGCCGACGCCGACACCGGCCGCCGCGTCGCGCACGCCCAGGCCCGCGACCTCGCCAAGGAGTTCCTGTCATGA